The Carnobacterium sp. 17-4 genome has a window encoding:
- a CDS encoding phosphotransferase family protein: MDFEIDSGWKLHPVGGDTGQAYMGTRAEEKLFLKRNSSPFLAALSVEGITPRLMWTKRIGNGDVLTAQEWLNGRALSKTEMSSPEVARLISRIHNSATLRRMLARVGGEIVTPDQLIQKYEENLPLDLYNHPLLSRIIKKLKAEVELMNIVETQVCHGDIYRKNWLLSDENRLYLVDWDSAMLCDPAMDLSMLLCQYVPKDNWVDWLVHYDTELTEELKTRIMWYALMNYLIQTKKHHSETRFHEMNKDIIMLQTLYQGQNYFF; the protein is encoded by the coding sequence ATGGATTTTGAAATAGATTCTGGATGGAAATTGCATCCCGTTGGTGGTGACACCGGACAAGCGTATATGGGTACAAGGGCAGAAGAAAAGCTTTTTTTGAAGCGAAATTCTTCACCTTTTTTAGCTGCATTATCTGTTGAGGGAATTACGCCAAGATTGATGTGGACAAAACGCATTGGTAATGGAGATGTACTAACCGCTCAAGAGTGGTTAAACGGAAGAGCACTTTCTAAAACAGAAATGTCCTCACCAGAGGTAGCAAGACTCATCAGTCGAATACATAATTCTGCAACATTGAGAAGAATGCTTGCTCGTGTAGGCGGTGAAATTGTTACTCCTGATCAATTAATTCAAAAGTATGAAGAAAATTTGCCTTTAGATTTATACAATCATCCGTTACTATCACGAATAATAAAAAAACTAAAAGCTGAAGTAGAATTAATGAATATAGTTGAAACACAAGTTTGTCATGGAGATATTTACCGAAAAAACTGGCTTTTATCAGATGAGAACCGTCTTTATCTAGTTGATTGGGATTCAGCAATGCTATGTGATCCAGCTATGGATCTGAGTATGTTGCTTTGTCAATATGTACCAAAAGATAACTGGGTTGATTGGTTAGTTCACTATGATACGGAGCTAACAGAAGAGTTGAAAACGCGTATTATGTGGTATGCATTGATGAATTATTTGATTCAAACAAAAAAACACCATAGCGAAACCAGGTTCCATGAAATGAATAAAGACATTATTATGTTACAAACTCTTTATCAAGGTCAAAATTACTTTTTTTAA
- the trmB gene encoding tRNA (guanosine(46)-N7)-methyltransferase TrmB translates to MRLRNKPNAPQKIAEFPQYIPGQPDSWVGKWQERFGNDHPIHIEVGTGKGRFITEMAKLHPEINYIGIELQMSVIVVALDRLIEENLPNLQLLHVNGGSVTQYFAEGEVDQVYLNFSDPWPKTRHEKRRLTYKSFLESYETILVSEGEIHFKTDNQGLFEYSLSSFSKYGMTLEQVWLNLHESDFEGNVRTEYEEKFSSRGSRIYRVVAKFPKKTK, encoded by the coding sequence ATGCGTTTAAGAAATAAACCAAATGCACCACAAAAAATTGCTGAATTTCCTCAGTATATACCAGGACAACCTGATAGTTGGGTAGGAAAATGGCAAGAAAGATTTGGCAATGATCACCCCATTCATATTGAAGTTGGTACAGGAAAAGGTCGTTTTATCACTGAAATGGCAAAGCTGCACCCCGAAATCAATTACATTGGTATTGAACTTCAGATGAGTGTCATAGTTGTTGCACTAGATAGATTGATTGAAGAAAATTTGCCGAATCTTCAATTGCTGCACGTTAATGGAGGTTCTGTAACCCAATATTTTGCAGAAGGAGAAGTTGATCAAGTGTATTTAAACTTTTCTGATCCATGGCCAAAAACACGTCATGAAAAAAGACGTCTAACGTATAAGAGCTTTTTAGAAAGTTATGAGACAATCCTTGTTTCTGAAGGCGAAATTCATTTTAAAACGGATAACCAAGGTTTGTTCGAATATTCATTGAGCAGTTTTTCAAAGTATGGCATGACACTTGAACAAGTATGGCTAAACTTACATGAGAGTGACTTTGAAGGAAATGTCAGGACTGAATATGAAGAAAAGTTTTCTTCGAGAGGCAGTCGGATTTACCGTGTTGTAGCAAAATTTCCTAAAAAAACCAAATAA
- a CDS encoding PepSY domain-containing protein, whose protein sequence is MACKTKETTPYILAGGLLLGAGLTCGYFLHKLITAKKAIHGDTILNYVKKIFLKEGPVEGSWIELQKVPLQKFALKTDVYYGGISRIEEDQLVQYEFIADAYTGSILDLYRI, encoded by the coding sequence AAAACAAAAGAAACAACACCATATATTTTAGCTGGCGGCTTACTTCTTGGAGCTGGATTAACTTGCGGCTATTTTCTTCATAAACTAATCACTGCAAAAAAAGCGATCCATGGAGATACCATTCTAAATTACGTAAAAAAAATATTTCTAAAAGAAGGACCTGTAGAAGGTTCATGGATAGAATTACAAAAAGTTCCTTTACAAAAATTTGCGCTTAAAACAGATGTTTATTATGGTGGAATTTCAAGAATTGAAGAAGACCAATTAGTTCAATATGAATTTATCGCAGATGCTTACACAGGTAGTATTTTAGATTTATATCGCATCTAA